In Paenibacillus sp. BIC5C1, a genomic segment contains:
- the yycI gene encoding two-component system regulatory protein YycI, translating into MDWGRAKNVLIYAFLLLNLVLGYQIWMDARETAGANLDFTSLADNTQQAMEEKGIQVLAPIPNETPKLPKLSYEFIEDNKTGIDVELENTVDSKLIFSQSELEDALQDEIPQIGTYRWDQLMAEDGAFVLHPLVDGKWPLFNVSLELFYSDQKITGYRQTPVRITTAEESDQQVLPASKALGTLIENFLPNDAIVKDIQLGYYGQLFNSDMQVAMPAWRFVLESGEVLYVQGISGDVFSPKTDKPGE; encoded by the coding sequence TTGGATTGGGGACGGGCGAAAAATGTGTTGATCTATGCCTTCCTGCTGCTCAATCTGGTGCTGGGATACCAGATCTGGATGGATGCGCGGGAGACGGCCGGAGCCAATCTGGACTTCACCTCACTGGCGGATAATACACAGCAGGCGATGGAGGAGAAGGGCATTCAGGTGCTGGCTCCTATTCCGAATGAGACGCCGAAGCTGCCGAAGCTGTCGTATGAATTCATTGAAGATAACAAGACAGGCATTGATGTTGAACTGGAAAATACCGTGGACAGCAAGCTGATCTTCTCGCAAAGCGAGTTGGAGGATGCACTACAAGACGAGATTCCCCAGATCGGTACGTATCGATGGGATCAGTTGATGGCGGAGGATGGGGCATTTGTGCTTCATCCGTTAGTGGATGGCAAATGGCCGCTCTTCAATGTTAGTCTGGAGCTATTCTACAGCGATCAGAAAATTACGGGTTACCGTCAGACTCCGGTGCGGATTACGACAGCGGAGGAAAGCGATCAGCAGGTGCTTCCGGCTTCGAAGGCGCTGGGTACGCTGATCGAGAACTTTTTGCCAAATGATGCGATTGTCAAAGATATTCAGTTGGGCTATTACGGCCAGTTGTTCAATTCAGATATGCAGGTGGCGATGCCGGCATGGCGGTTCGTGCTGGAAAGTGGCGAAGTGTTGTACGTGCAGGGCATCAGTGGGGATGTATTCAGTCCCAAGACAGACAAACCAGGGGAGTAA
- a CDS encoding YycH family regulatory protein, producing the protein MKERIKSLVLASLVVASLVQSYFLIYRLPGGGDSIVTSETNYVKTENMGQERNIEDLIFPDQMVIHLGEDKHTVFYPGNTFYQLIYSRLQGRTFDDFQRRSVQSVNWDQIRKENPGFELSFKEGIPVALLQRVMRLGTDSLFQGETINRISIYTAKNETKAHALFFSAKGDVVYEATQADLTVQDVQQHVDFGSSWTPYTLMDGGYYIPAEALETIEADVPTGQFTVEQMQRSLFFDPSMTRNIREKDGSEIYTDSKRSLQVKQEQRWISYTDPAAPPAGQIDAAKDALSAVDFVNQHGGWKGRSRMMLDTTDTKTKLQFQQYYSSFPIMDSMQFRFGTISMEMQQETVSSYERSLEYLNEGAETKKSVTLPGGDKLKALIQKVAGTNRKVVDVYPAYRPSSIEDGMKLIPVWVIRFGNGEETTVS; encoded by the coding sequence TTGAAAGAGCGGATTAAATCGCTGGTGCTTGCTTCCCTCGTCGTTGCCAGTTTGGTACAAAGTTACTTCCTGATCTATCGTTTGCCCGGCGGGGGCGATTCGATTGTGACGTCAGAGACGAACTATGTAAAAACCGAAAATATGGGCCAGGAGCGCAATATTGAAGATTTAATTTTCCCTGATCAGATGGTTATTCATCTGGGAGAGGACAAACATACGGTGTTTTATCCGGGCAATACGTTCTATCAGTTGATCTATTCACGGTTGCAGGGGCGTACGTTTGATGATTTCCAGCGTCGGAGCGTGCAATCGGTCAACTGGGATCAGATTCGCAAGGAGAATCCTGGCTTTGAGCTGTCGTTCAAGGAAGGCATCCCTGTAGCGTTGTTACAGCGCGTGATGCGGCTCGGGACAGACTCTCTCTTCCAGGGGGAAACGATTAACCGGATCTCGATCTATACGGCCAAAAATGAAACCAAGGCTCACGCCCTGTTCTTCAGCGCCAAAGGCGATGTGGTCTACGAGGCGACGCAGGCGGATCTGACCGTACAGGACGTGCAGCAGCATGTGGACTTCGGCAGCAGCTGGACACCTTATACGCTGATGGATGGCGGGTATTATATCCCGGCTGAAGCACTGGAAACGATTGAGGCTGACGTGCCTACAGGCCAGTTCACTGTCGAACAAATGCAGCGCAGCCTATTCTTTGATCCAAGCATGACCCGAAACATTCGGGAAAAGGATGGATCGGAGATCTATACAGACAGCAAACGCAGTCTGCAAGTGAAGCAAGAACAGCGCTGGATTAGTTATACCGATCCGGCGGCACCGCCTGCGGGACAGATTGATGCAGCGAAGGATGCGCTGTCCGCGGTTGATTTTGTGAATCAGCACGGTGGCTGGAAAGGTCGATCACGCATGATGCTGGATACTACCGATACAAAGACGAAGCTTCAGTTCCAGCAATATTACAGCAGCTTCCCGATTATGGACTCGATGCAGTTCCGGTTCGGCACGATCAGCATGGAAATGCAGCAGGAGACAGTGTCCAGTTATGAGCGTTCGCTCGAATATCTGAACGAAGGCGCGGAGACGAAGAAATCGGTCACCCTGCCCGGTGGGGACAAGCTGAAGGCGCTCATCCAGAAGGTGGCGGGTACCAATCGTAAGGTCGTAGACGTGTATCCGGCGTACCGTCCATCCAGCATTGAGGATGGGATGAAGCTGATCCCGGTATGGGTAATCCGCTTCGGAAACGGGGAGGAAACCACCGTTTCTTGA
- the walK gene encoding cell wall metabolism sensor histidine kinase WalK has protein sequence MGRFSRFSFFRTIQAKLIIIYVLLILIAMQLIGVYFVSAMKNSLTSNFTEDLQARAEMLSVLVGETMAGGEAEAGEDKTENLRVLVNNLFNINGAEIQVLDASGKVLTTSLSSHSDYVGRKNTQTVVSRALQGIRDNEEYIVDEDNVRKKVVAKPVLSGGKIIGAVYIAASMNELYATMEGINKIFISGILIALVLTAVLGVILSHTITQPIKEVTRRATAVAEGNFDQQTPVFGTDEIGQLSRAFNYMTSRLRDALSQNEEEKEKLTSILTNMSDGVVATDEYGKVILVNRRASSILGMRPADIEGRHFAVLLGIDPEDAEALASGFTGSTLLQIAPAGQEDPVVIRMTFTPVHRRELGITGTIAVLQDVTEQEELEASRREFVANVSHELRTPLTTIKSYAEALDDGALEDPQLAGRFVGVIQNETERMIRLVTDLLHLSRLDSKEAMLRKQPTDIMEMLEEVSDRFSFQMHQKDIQPVLSVENGIPAVPLDRDQIDQVLDNVVSNALKYTLEGGTITIAARRNDDHTLAISVTDTGMGIPQRDLDRIFERFYRVDKARSRSMGGTGLGLSIAREIVKAHDGNISLESEVDVGTTVTFTLPMREEGGEHLERAD, from the coding sequence ATGGGGCGTTTCTCGCGATTTTCGTTCTTTCGAACGATTCAGGCGAAACTGATTATTATCTATGTACTGCTGATTCTGATTGCGATGCAATTGATCGGCGTTTATTTTGTCAGTGCGATGAAGAACTCGTTAACCAGCAACTTCACTGAGGATTTGCAGGCACGGGCTGAGATGCTCTCTGTACTTGTAGGGGAGACGATGGCTGGTGGGGAAGCTGAGGCTGGCGAGGACAAAACGGAAAACCTGCGTGTGTTGGTTAACAATCTGTTCAACATTAATGGTGCCGAAATTCAGGTACTGGATGCCAGCGGCAAAGTGCTGACCACCTCGCTCAGTTCCCATTCGGACTATGTTGGGCGCAAAAACACCCAAACCGTTGTCAGCCGTGCGCTGCAAGGCATTCGGGACAATGAGGAATATATCGTGGATGAGGATAATGTTCGCAAAAAGGTCGTTGCCAAGCCGGTGCTGTCCGGCGGCAAGATTATCGGCGCGGTTTACATCGCCGCCTCCATGAATGAGTTATATGCCACAATGGAGGGCATTAACAAGATTTTTATCTCCGGAATTTTGATTGCCTTGGTATTAACTGCGGTGCTCGGTGTCATTCTGTCACATACCATTACGCAGCCGATCAAGGAAGTCACCCGAAGGGCGACGGCGGTCGCGGAAGGCAACTTCGATCAGCAGACCCCTGTATTCGGAACGGATGAGATTGGACAGCTCAGTCGGGCGTTCAACTATATGACCAGCAGATTGCGAGATGCACTCTCCCAGAACGAAGAGGAGAAAGAGAAGCTCACGTCCATTCTGACCAATATGAGCGATGGCGTGGTCGCAACGGACGAATATGGCAAAGTCATTCTGGTGAATCGCCGTGCCAGCAGCATTCTGGGCATGCGTCCGGCGGACATTGAGGGACGACACTTTGCCGTATTGCTCGGTATTGATCCGGAAGATGCAGAGGCGTTAGCCAGTGGTTTTACAGGTTCGACACTGCTCCAGATTGCACCTGCGGGACAAGAAGATCCCGTTGTCATTCGCATGACGTTTACACCGGTTCATCGTCGTGAGCTAGGCATTACCGGTACGATCGCTGTGCTTCAGGATGTTACCGAGCAGGAAGAACTGGAAGCGTCACGACGTGAATTCGTGGCGAATGTCTCCCATGAGCTACGTACACCACTTACCACCATCAAAAGCTACGCGGAAGCGCTGGATGATGGGGCTCTGGAAGATCCGCAGCTCGCTGGACGATTCGTTGGAGTAATCCAGAATGAGACGGAGCGTATGATTCGCTTGGTTACGGATCTGCTGCATCTGTCCAGGCTCGATTCCAAGGAAGCGATGCTACGCAAACAGCCAACCGATATCATGGAGATGTTGGAAGAAGTGTCGGACCGTTTTTCGTTCCAGATGCATCAGAAGGATATTCAGCCTGTGCTTTCTGTGGAGAACGGGATTCCAGCGGTTCCGCTGGATCGCGACCAAATTGATCAGGTGCTTGATAATGTCGTGTCCAACGCGCTGAAATACACGCTCGAAGGTGGCACAATTACTATTGCGGCCAGACGCAATGATGATCATACTCTCGCCATATCGGTGACCGATACGGGGATGGGGATTCCACAGCGGGATTTGGATCGCATTTTTGAACGGTTTTATCGGGTAGACAAGGCTCGTTCCCGCAGTATGGGCGGCACAGGGCTTGGGTTGTCCATTGCCCGGGAAATTGTGAAGGCCCACGACGGCAATATCTCACTGGAGTCCGAGGTGGACGTGGGGACGACGGTAACGTTCACACTGCCCATGCGTGAGGAAGGAGGTGAGCACCTTGAAAGAGCGGATTAA
- the yycF gene encoding response regulator YycF, translating to MQGKILVVDDEQPIADILKFNLEKEGYEVICAFDGIRAVELALSEKPDLMLLDLMLPGKDGMDVCREVRAHLEMPIIMLTAKDGEIDKVLGLELGADDYVTKPFSTRELLARVKAQMRRRQKPAITAEAPEDDEKQVMRLFDLAFDMDMYTAYKGGEPLDLTHREYELLYYMAKHSGKVMTREHLLQAVWGYEYFGDVRTVDVTIRRLREKIEENPSKPETILTRRGLGYLVRSPKSVGI from the coding sequence ATGCAGGGGAAGATTTTGGTGGTGGACGATGAACAGCCCATTGCGGACATTCTGAAGTTTAATTTGGAAAAAGAGGGGTACGAGGTCATCTGCGCTTTTGATGGCATTCGTGCGGTTGAATTGGCGTTATCCGAGAAGCCGGATCTGATGCTGCTGGACCTGATGCTGCCAGGTAAGGATGGTATGGATGTGTGCCGCGAGGTGCGTGCCCATCTGGAGATGCCGATCATTATGCTGACTGCAAAGGATGGCGAGATCGACAAGGTGCTCGGTCTGGAGCTGGGAGCGGATGATTACGTAACAAAGCCTTTCAGTACGCGCGAGCTGCTCGCGCGGGTGAAAGCACAGATGCGCAGACGGCAGAAGCCTGCCATCACGGCAGAAGCGCCGGAAGATGATGAGAAGCAGGTCATGCGTTTATTTGATCTGGCGTTTGATATGGACATGTATACAGCTTACAAAGGCGGCGAACCGCTGGATCTGACCCACCGTGAGTACGAACTTCTCTATTATATGGCGAAGCATTCCGGCAAGGTCATGACACGTGAACATCTGCTGCAGGCGGTGTGGGGATATGAATATTTCGGGGATGTGCGTACCGTGGATGTTACGATTCGTCGTCTGCGTGAGAAGATTGAGGAGAACCCGAGCAAACCGGAAACGATTCTGACTCGCCGCGGGCTGGGTTATCTCGTGCGCAGTCCCAAAAGCGTGGGGATATAA
- a CDS encoding peptidoglycan DD-metalloendopeptidase family protein: MKGFRGIRQPDKNREHEQSGEHRTAEDKNNMSMSNFSGNKKRVLASRKWIITAACGLFIAASIGFAGKQYVAANTVPYYKVMVKGNEIGTITDEAQLQKLFADKTDEFQNKYPEAEMVLNTDGITTETIKAYKPVVNSDETLDKLGDMLTAYAKGVELKVDGEVIGIVKDQATADAILEQVQNKYISASAVRSSLKTKSVSANSSKKAEGPSTTLKSVGIKEDVATDVVKADPNKIWDVSEAVEALTVGKDAPVTYVVREGDTISSIAAKYEITQSEIRKHNPGIKETSLQIGDELTLTVPKPAVTVKSVEQVVEQIEIKPQVEVRKSAELKAGTTKVVRPGQSGLKSMQYRITKENGEVVQEEWLGQEVIKAAVTEVVLSGTKVVGEGTGEFAWPVSNATMSSSFGQRWGRQHKGVDLVGNRDVKASDEGVITFAGQKSGYGNVIIINHRNGYETLYGHLNSIGVKVGQVVEKGESIGVMGNTGRSTGTHLHFEIIKNGTVENPLTYLN, translated from the coding sequence ATGAAAGGTTTCAGAGGCATACGCCAACCGGACAAAAACCGGGAACACGAACAATCCGGGGAACACCGGACGGCCGAAGACAAAAACAACATGAGCATGTCCAACTTCAGTGGAAACAAAAAGCGCGTTCTGGCCTCGCGCAAATGGATCATTACAGCAGCATGCGGTTTATTCATCGCTGCATCGATCGGATTCGCAGGCAAACAATACGTTGCTGCAAACACCGTCCCTTATTATAAAGTGATGGTTAAAGGAAATGAGATTGGTACCATCACGGATGAGGCGCAATTACAGAAATTATTTGCAGACAAAACCGATGAATTTCAAAATAAATATCCAGAGGCGGAAATGGTGCTGAACACAGACGGCATCACGACCGAAACCATTAAAGCATACAAACCCGTAGTCAACAGCGATGAGACGCTGGACAAGCTCGGCGACATGCTTACCGCCTATGCCAAGGGAGTAGAGCTCAAGGTAGACGGTGAAGTGATCGGCATTGTGAAGGATCAGGCAACAGCAGACGCGATTCTGGAACAAGTGCAGAACAAGTACATATCGGCATCGGCTGTGCGCAGTTCGCTCAAGACGAAGTCGGTATCAGCAAACTCATCGAAGAAAGCCGAGGGGCCAAGTACTACGCTGAAGTCGGTGGGCATCAAAGAAGATGTAGCGACAGATGTGGTGAAGGCTGATCCAAACAAAATATGGGATGTGTCCGAGGCGGTTGAAGCTTTAACCGTTGGTAAAGACGCGCCTGTAACTTATGTCGTGCGTGAAGGAGATACGATCTCTTCCATTGCCGCCAAATACGAAATTACGCAAAGCGAAATTCGCAAACATAACCCGGGCATCAAAGAAACGTCGCTGCAAATTGGGGACGAGCTTACACTGACGGTGCCAAAACCAGCCGTTACTGTTAAATCGGTAGAACAGGTGGTTGAACAGATTGAGATTAAACCGCAGGTGGAAGTACGCAAAAGTGCTGAGCTCAAAGCAGGCACAACCAAAGTGGTGCGTCCAGGTCAAAGCGGTCTGAAAAGCATGCAATATCGGATAACGAAGGAAAATGGTGAAGTCGTTCAGGAGGAATGGCTTGGCCAGGAAGTCATCAAAGCAGCGGTTACTGAAGTGGTTCTGAGTGGAACCAAAGTGGTCGGTGAAGGTACAGGCGAATTTGCTTGGCCGGTATCAAACGCTACGATGAGCAGCAGCTTTGGACAACGCTGGGGTCGTCAGCACAAAGGTGTCGATCTTGTCGGTAATCGGGACGTGAAAGCGTCTGATGAGGGCGTGATTACTTTTGCAGGACAGAAGAGTGGTTATGGCAATGTTATTATTATTAACCATCGTAATGGATACGAAACACTTTATGGGCACTTGAACAGCATTGGTGTTAAGGTTGGACAAGTCGTTGAAAAAGGTGAAAGCATCGGCGTCATGGGCAACACGGGCCGTTCGACCGGAACGCATCTGCATTTTGAGATTATCAAGAACGGAACGGTGGAAAATCCGTTGACATACTTGAACTAG
- a CDS encoding adenylosuccinate synthase: MSTVVVVGTQWGDEGKGKITDYLAESADVVARYQGGNNAGHTILIDNKKYKLTMIPSGIFYTDKACVIGNGMVINPKALIEEINYIHDNDFTTKNLSISERAHIILPYHMVLDALEEESKGPNKIGTTGKGIGPCYMDKSARIGIRMVDLLDAEEFELKLRHLVKEKNRVIEQVYGGEPVDVEEILKDYLGYAEILRPYVRDTSVVLNEYIDEDKKVLFEGAQGVMLDLDQGTYPFVTSSNPSAGGVCIGSGVGPARIQQVIGVAKAYTTRVGDGPFPTELHDAVGDQIRETGHEYGTVTGRPRRVGWFDSVVVRHARRVSGITGLSLNSLDVMTGLETVKICTGYKFRGEVITHYPASLKMLAECEAVYEELPGWSEDITAAKKLEDLPVNTQNYVKRVSELTGIPIAIFSVGRNREQTNQVLPIYE, translated from the coding sequence ATGTCAACGGTAGTTGTAGTGGGAACGCAATGGGGAGACGAAGGTAAAGGCAAGATTACGGATTATTTGGCGGAATCCGCAGACGTGGTTGCACGTTACCAAGGCGGTAACAATGCAGGACACACGATTCTGATCGATAACAAAAAATATAAATTGACGATGATCCCATCGGGTATCTTCTACACAGATAAAGCATGTGTAATTGGTAACGGTATGGTTATCAACCCGAAGGCACTCATCGAAGAAATTAACTATATTCATGACAATGACTTTACGACCAAAAACCTGTCCATCAGCGAACGCGCACACATCATCCTGCCATATCACATGGTATTGGATGCATTGGAAGAAGAGAGCAAAGGCCCGAACAAAATCGGTACAACTGGCAAGGGAATTGGCCCATGTTACATGGACAAATCAGCTCGTATCGGTATTCGTATGGTTGATCTGCTGGATGCGGAAGAGTTCGAACTGAAACTGCGTCATTTGGTAAAAGAAAAAAACCGTGTAATTGAGCAAGTCTATGGCGGCGAGCCTGTAGATGTAGAAGAAATTCTGAAAGATTACCTGGGATATGCAGAAATTCTGCGTCCTTATGTGCGTGATACTTCAGTGGTGCTCAACGAATATATCGACGAGGACAAAAAAGTATTGTTCGAAGGCGCACAAGGCGTTATGTTGGATCTTGACCAAGGTACTTATCCATTCGTTACTTCATCCAATCCGTCTGCAGGCGGCGTATGTATCGGTTCTGGCGTAGGCCCAGCTCGTATTCAACAGGTTATCGGTGTGGCTAAAGCCTATACAACACGTGTAGGAGATGGTCCTTTCCCGACAGAGCTGCATGATGCAGTTGGTGACCAAATCCGTGAGACTGGACATGAGTACGGTACTGTAACTGGACGTCCGCGTCGTGTCGGTTGGTTTGACAGTGTAGTTGTTCGTCACGCTCGTCGTGTCAGCGGAATTACGGGTCTGTCCCTGAACTCCCTGGATGTAATGACAGGCCTGGAAACGGTGAAAATCTGCACAGGATACAAATTCCGCGGCGAGGTTATCACTCACTATCCGGCAAGCCTGAAAATGCTGGCAGAATGTGAAGCGGTATACGAAGAGCTTCCAGGCTGGAGCGAAGATATCACAGCAGCGAAGAAGCTGGAAGACCTGCCTGTGAACACACAGAACTATGTGAAACGTGTTTCTGAACTGACAGGCATTCCAATCGCCATCTTCTCTGTAGGTCGTAACCGTGAGCAAACGAATCAGGTTCTTCCTATCTACGAATAA
- the dnaB gene encoding replicative DNA helicase, with amino-acid sequence MGGEMLFDRIPPQNLEAEQAVLGAILLQGEALITAMERVQTEDFYDKPHQLIFEAMIQLGEGNQPIDLVTLTSLLKDKGELEDIGGVSYLAKLAHGVPTAANVDYYAQIIEEKSMLRRLIRTATQIVSEGYTGGEDVAAMLGEAERRILEISNRRSSSGFIAIQDVLMEVFDRVETLHQNRGTTTGIPSGFIDLDKMTAGFQRSDLIIVAARPSVGKTAFALNIAQNVAIRAQETVAIFSLEMSAAQLVQRMICAEANLDAGVMRMGDFKGDEDWQKLTMGIAALNEANIYIDDTPGITVADIRAKCRRLKKEKGLGMILIDYLQLISGRGKAGENRQQEVSEISRTLKQIGRELEVPVIALSQLSRGVEQRQDKRPMMSDLRESGSIEQDADIVAFLYRDDYYNQETEKKNIIEIIIAKQRNGPVGTVELVFLKNFNKFVNYERAHNDAFAM; translated from the coding sequence ATGGGCGGCGAAATGTTATTCGACCGGATTCCCCCACAGAACCTGGAAGCCGAACAGGCCGTGCTGGGTGCAATCCTGTTGCAGGGCGAAGCCCTGATTACAGCGATGGAACGGGTGCAAACCGAGGATTTCTATGATAAACCCCATCAATTAATTTTTGAAGCGATGATCCAGCTTGGCGAGGGAAATCAGCCGATTGACCTTGTGACACTGACTTCGCTGCTGAAGGATAAAGGCGAGCTTGAGGACATCGGCGGCGTCAGTTATCTGGCGAAGCTGGCTCATGGTGTTCCGACTGCCGCGAACGTGGATTATTACGCTCAGATTATCGAAGAGAAATCCATGCTGCGTCGCCTGATTCGTACAGCTACGCAAATTGTGAGTGAAGGATACACGGGTGGTGAGGATGTCGCGGCTATGCTTGGAGAAGCAGAGCGGCGCATTCTGGAGATTTCCAACCGGCGTTCCAGTAGCGGTTTTATAGCCATTCAGGATGTACTGATGGAAGTATTCGACCGAGTAGAGACGCTGCATCAGAACCGGGGAACGACGACGGGCATTCCGTCAGGGTTCATCGATCTGGACAAGATGACCGCCGGATTCCAGCGGAGTGACTTGATTATTGTAGCTGCACGTCCATCTGTAGGTAAGACCGCCTTTGCCCTCAATATCGCTCAGAATGTAGCCATTCGAGCGCAGGAGACGGTTGCGATATTCAGTCTGGAGATGTCAGCCGCACAGCTCGTACAGCGTATGATCTGTGCAGAGGCCAATCTGGATGCGGGTGTCATGCGTATGGGTGACTTCAAAGGTGATGAAGATTGGCAGAAGCTGACGATGGGTATTGCAGCCTTGAATGAAGCCAATATCTACATTGACGATACGCCAGGGATCACCGTAGCTGACATTCGTGCGAAATGCCGTCGTCTCAAGAAAGAGAAAGGCCTTGGCATGATTCTGATCGACTACCTTCAACTGATTAGTGGACGCGGTAAAGCCGGCGAGAACCGTCAACAAGAGGTATCCGAGATTTCGCGTACACTGAAACAGATTGGACGGGAACTGGAAGTTCCGGTTATTGCCTTGTCTCAGCTGAGCCGGGGTGTAGAGCAGCGTCAGGATAAACGCCCGATGATGAGTGACTTGCGGGAATCGGGTTCGATCGAGCAAGATGCCGACATCGTTGCGTTCCTATACCGGGATGACTACTATAACCAGGAGACCGAGAAGAAAAACATTATCGAGATTATTATCGCCAAACAGCGTAATGGTCCGGTAGGTACGGTGGAACTGGTCTTCCTAAAAAACTTTAATAAATTCGTTAACTACGAGCGGGCACATAATGATGCCTTTGCCATGTAG
- the rplI gene encoding 50S ribosomal protein L9, with product MKVIFIKDMKGQGKKGQVKEVSEGYAQNFLLPRGIARPATDGNMKTLDNQKAAEDRRKQEEKAEAEALAKKLEAEVTELKAKSGEGGRLFGAITSKQIAEALAAKGLKVDKRKIELDEPIRTLGVTQVTVKVHPEVKATLKVQVTEE from the coding sequence ATGAAAGTCATTTTTATAAAAGATATGAAGGGTCAAGGTAAAAAAGGACAAGTGAAGGAAGTGTCCGAGGGATACGCACAGAACTTCCTTCTGCCACGGGGAATCGCACGTCCAGCAACAGATGGAAACATGAAAACATTGGATAACCAGAAGGCAGCGGAAGACAGACGTAAGCAGGAAGAAAAAGCAGAAGCGGAAGCTCTGGCTAAAAAGCTGGAAGCTGAAGTGACTGAACTGAAAGCAAAATCTGGCGAAGGCGGCCGTCTGTTCGGAGCAATCACGAGCAAACAAATCGCAGAAGCTCTGGCAGCGAAAGGTCTGAAAGTCGACAAACGCAAAATTGAGCTGGACGAGCCTATTCGCACACTCGGCGTAACACAAGTCACCGTCAAGGTTCACCCTGAAGTGAAGGCTACCTTGAAGGTACAGGTAACGGAAGAGTAA